A genomic stretch from Kogia breviceps isolate mKogBre1 chromosome 1, mKogBre1 haplotype 1, whole genome shotgun sequence includes:
- the LOC131741201 gene encoding low affinity immunoglobulin gamma Fc region receptor III-A-like isoform X1 — MHSMWQLLPPTALLLLVTGGTQADLPKAVVILDPQWDRVLTNDHVTLKCQGEYPPGDNSTQWWHNGTLISNQASSYFITKAKVEDSGDYKCKTALSTLSDPVKLKVYVGWLLLQAPRWVVKEGEPIQLKCHSWKKTTVENVQYFQNGKGKKFSYQNSDFYIREAKLEHSGSYFCRGLIGSKNESSEAMNVTVQGQGSPPSSSSFFPPWHQITFFLVMGLLFTVDTGLYFSVKRDLRNSKEDWRNGKVTWTQGSQGK; from the exons ATGCACAGCATGTGGCAGCTGCTACCACCAACGGCTCTGCTGCTTCTAG TTACAGGTGGCACGCAAGCTG ATCTCCCAAAGGCTGTGGTGATCCTAGACCCTCAATGGGACCGGGTCCTCACGAATGACCATGTGACTCTAAAGTGCCAGGGGGAGTACCCTCCTGGAGACAATTCCACACAGTGGTGGCACAATGGGACTCTCATCTCAAACCAGGCCTCTAGCTACTTCATCACAAAAGCCAAAGTTGAGGATAGTGGAGACTACAAGTGTAAGACAGCCCTCTCCACACTCAGCGACCCGGTGAAGCTAAAAGTCTACGTGG GCTGGCTGTTGCTCCAGGCCCCTCGGTGGGTAGTCAAGGAGGGGGAGCCCATTCAGCTGAAGTGTCACAGTTGGAAGAAAACTACTGTAGAAAACGTTCAATATTTCCAGAATGGCAAAGGCAAGAAGTTTTCTTATCAGAATTCTGACTTCTACATTCGAGAAGCAAAACTTGAACACAGTGGCTCTTACTTCTGCAGGGGGCTTATCGGGAGTAAAAACGAGTCTTCAGAGGCTATGAACGTCACTGTTCAAG GTCAAGGAAGTCCACCATCCAGCTCATCATTCTTTCCACCTTGGCACCAAATCACTTTCTTCCTGGTGATGGGGCTCCTGTTTACAGTGGACACAGGGCTGTATTTTTCTGTGAAGAGAGACCTTCGAAACTCAAAGGAGGACTGGAGGAATGGCAAAGTCACATGGACTCAGGGCTCTCAGGGCAAATGA
- the LOC131741201 gene encoding low affinity immunoglobulin gamma Fc region receptor III-A-like isoform X2, whose product MHSMWQLLPPTALLLLVTGGTQADLPKAVVILDPQWDRVLTNDHVTLKCQGEYPPGDNSTQWWHNGTLISNQASSYFITKAKVEDSGDYKCKTALSTLSDPVKLKVYVGWLLLQAPRWVVKEGEPIQLKCHSWKKTTVENVQYFQNGKGGLSGVKTSLQRL is encoded by the exons ATGCACAGCATGTGGCAGCTGCTACCACCAACGGCTCTGCTGCTTCTAG TTACAGGTGGCACGCAAGCTG ATCTCCCAAAGGCTGTGGTGATCCTAGACCCTCAATGGGACCGGGTCCTCACGAATGACCATGTGACTCTAAAGTGCCAGGGGGAGTACCCTCCTGGAGACAATTCCACACAGTGGTGGCACAATGGGACTCTCATCTCAAACCAGGCCTCTAGCTACTTCATCACAAAAGCCAAAGTTGAGGATAGTGGAGACTACAAGTGTAAGACAGCCCTCTCCACACTCAGCGACCCGGTGAAGCTAAAAGTCTACGTGG GCTGGCTGTTGCTCCAGGCCCCTCGGTGGGTAGTCAAGGAGGGGGAGCCCATTCAGCTGAAGTGTCACAGTTGGAAGAAAACTACTGTAGAAAACGTTCAATATTTCCAGAATGGCAAAG GGGGCTTATCGGGAGTAAAAACGAGTCTTCAGAGGCTATGA